Part of the Pseudanabaena sp. BC1403 genome, CAGCAGCTCTCAACAATCTCGCTGCACTTTACGAATCACAAGGGGATTACAGCAAAGCCGAACCTCTCTATCTACAATCGCTCAAAATTAGTGAACGACAACTAGGGACAGATCAGCGCTATATCGCCACCACGCTCAACAACCTTGCATTACTTTATAGATTGCAGGGGAAGTATAGCGAAGCTGAATCTCTCCATCGGAGATCTCTCGAAATCAGAGAACGCCAACTAGGATCTGAGCATCCTGATGTTGCCAACAGTCTCCGCAATCTCGCAATAATGCGTTACCATCAAAATCAATATGATGAAGCTAAAGCTCTATTGATACAAGCTCTAAAAATTCAAGAAGTTGTTCTTGGTGACAATCATCCTGACACACAAAATACTAAAGAATCTCTCGCATATATCCAAGCAAATCATCAAAGCCAACCTATTCTCGGACAGGACATTAATTGATAGAGGTTAAGATCCTCGACTTTTTTGTACTCTTACGACTACAGAAAATCTTGAGCTAAAAGCGATCGCTGAACTGGACGAGATTTTTAGCTATATTAATGGGGCAATATTCAGAATACATATTCCTCATAGCCAAGCAAAGTACGTTAATTGCTGAACAAGCGATGCAATATGCCAAAATATAAATAGTTAACTACAAGCTTATATTTACAAGCTGATTGGCAATGTCTGCAATTTCAATAAAAGTCCCCAAGCAAAAGCTCAAGAATCCACCACTGCAAGTCCATACACTAGGCGATCGCGTCTTGCGCCAGCCAGCCAAGCGCATTAGCAAAGTAAACGACGAAATTCGTCAGATTGTTGTCGATATGCTGCAAACCATGTATAGCAACGATGGCATCGGGCTTGCTGCGCCACAGGTGGGGATCAATAAGCAATTACTCGTTATTGATATCGAACTCAAGGATGAGAACATCCCGCCCTTAGTAATGATCAATCCTGAAGTAAAGTCTTCAGGTGGTGACCTGATTACTGGCGAAGAAGGCTGTCTGAGTATTCCTGAAGTATTTCTGGATGTCGTGCGTCCCGATCGCGTTGAGGTGTCCTATCGCGATGAAGATGGTAGACCCAAGCATCTTGTAGCTGAAGGTTTACTTGCAAGAGTAATTCAACATGAAATGGATCATTTGAATGGAGTCTTGTTTGTCGATCGCGTTAAGAATGCGATCGCTCTTAACAAAGAATTAAGCGCTCATGGCTTTGCGACTAAGGATGTCCAAGCGATTAGATAGTAGCAGGGCGGCAATGCCGCTTTGCAATGCCACTTTGTGAGAGGAGTTCCATTTATGTTGATCCAAAAATTGCTGGATTGTCCAGAGTTTATTGCTGGAGATTCGACGATATTGCGCGAATTATTACATCCTGACAAGCAGGAGATTAATCTGCGATATAGTCTCGCCCATGCAATTTTGCCAGTGGGGGAGACTTCTCAAGCTCATTCTCTGACAACTTCTGAGGTGTATTACATCCTGAGTGGTAAAGGGGAAATGCATATTGATGAAGAGATTCGCGAGATCGAATCTGGCGATGCGGTATATATTCCTCCAGATGCCAAGCAATTTCTGCGCAACATTGGTGATGAGCCGATTGTATTCATTTGCATCGTCGATCCCGCTTGGCGCAAAGAAGACGAAACTATTTACGATTAGCTGTTGTGGCAAAGCTCTGCACTCAAGTGAGAGCTAAAAGCTCAAATCCGTTGAAACGGGTGGTGATTAATTATGCGGTTTAGATATATATTTCGTGTTTCTAAAACGTTATTCTCAACCTACTACGCCTATATGCTCGAATATCGGGCAGAACTTTTTATTTGGTTATTATCGAATTCTTTACCATTTATTTTGATGGGGGCATGGCTAAAAGCTTCTGAAACTGGCAGCTTTGGTTTCACAGCTTTAGAGTTTATTCGTTACTTTTTGGCGGTATTTGTAGTAAGGCAATTTAATATTGTTTGGGTGATTTGGGACTTTGAGAGAGAACTAATTTCAGGACAGCTCTCACATCGTCTATTGCAACCGATTGATCCATTTTGGCATCATTTGATCAATCACATCGCTGAGCGTTTTGCGAGATTGCCGATGCTTGTGGTTTTGATTGCTCTATTTTTTGTTCTCTATCCGCAATCATTCTGGATTCCGTCATGGTCAACTGGTTTACTTGCGACATTTATTGTGGCGATCGCTTTTTTATTGCGATTCCTCATTCAATATACTTTTGGACTTCTATCATTTTGGACAGAGAGAGCTAGTGCGATCGAGCAACTCTGGTTTTTGACCTATATATTTCTGTCAGGGATCATTGCTCCTCTAGATGTATTTCCACCACAGGTGCGAGATATCGTCATGTGGACACCTTTTCCTTATATGGTGTATTTTCCTGCTGCACTTTTGGTGGGTAAAGCGATCGATGTCTGGCATGGGATAGGGATAATGGCTGGATGGATGGGGATTTTCTTTGTTGTCAGTCGTTGGCTATGGCGTAAAGGCATCAAGCAATATTCTGGTATGGGAGCCTAAAAAGCTAAATGTGATTCTCCCGCAATAAACCCAAAAGATAAGTGACGGCGCGAAGCGCCGCCACTTATCTTTTGGGTTCTAGCTATATTTTAAAAAAGTATTTGGTTTTAGTTAGGGCTGATAGCGCTATATTCACAACAATGAAATCACATGAAGCAGGATTGGCAATATGAAATGGGATGAAATGCGTGAAAGCGATAACGTAGAAGACCAGCGTGATGGTTCTGATGAGGCATCTGAGCCATCTAACTTAAGCTCATCACCAATGGGAATGTTGGGAGGGCTAGGTGCTGGTGGGATGGCGATCGCAGTTATCGTTGGGCTAATTTTTAAGGTTGATCCCGCTCAGATTTTAAATTTGATTGGTGGCAACAATAAAACTGCCCCTGCACCACAAGCCCTAGTCAAAAAGCCAACCAAAGATCGCGATTCGGCATTTGTGAAATCAGTACTTGGTGATACTGAAGATACATGGGAGCGCATTTTTAAGCAGCAGCTAAACAGTAATTATCAAGCACCAAAATTAGTTCTATTTGATGGTTACGTTAATTCAGCCTGTGGATCAGCCAAAACTTCGGCGGGCCCGTTTTATTGTCCTGCCGATCGCAAAGTTTATCTAGATATGGGTTTCTTTAGATATCTAGAAGCTACGGCTGGTAACGATGCTGACTTCGCGAGAGCCTATGCGATCGCCCATGAAGTTGGTCATCATATTCAAAATTTGCGTGGCACATCAGGCAAGGTCAGGCAGTTGAAATCTACAGCCAGTAAAGCTAAAGCCAATGAACTATCAGTGAGGATAGAACTGCAAGCGGATTGTTTAGCAGGTGTTTGGGGACATTTCACGGCTCAACGTGGCTTGATTACCGATCAAGATGTGACTAAAGCTCTAAATACCGCGACTCAGATCGGTGACGATTATTTGCAAAAACAATCTAAGGGTGGTCATGTAATTCCAGAATCTTTCACTCATGGAACTTCGGAACAAAGGGTAACTTGGTTTAAGCGTGGTTTAAACACAGGTGATATCAACCAATGTGACACTTTTGAAACTAGTAAATTATAAAATAGGGGTGCGAAGCGCCCCTATTTTATAATTCTTGATCAGTCCAAGATTTGGGATCTTCTAATGGTTCCAAATGCGAGAGAACATTCATATGTGGTAGTGCATTACAGGAGGAGTCACTTCGTATCTCCTTTAGTTTTTAGATTTCATAATCAAAAATATTTGTGCGAAATGAACGTTTAATCGCGTATAAGAGTCTAAACCCACTAACCATTGACGTAACTTTCATGCAATCAGAAAAAGAGCTAGAACCAAAGGAAGTGGATATTACCAATGATCTATCCGATTTCCCTGATGAACTTGATCGCCCTAAAAAAAAGTTTATGGGCAAATGGAGATGGCGTATTGCTATCGTCTTAATCCTTGTGGCTGTTAGCGGTGGTGGTTACTATGCCTATACCCAGCTAATTGCCCCTGCCAATAATCAATCAACCCGTAAA contains:
- the def gene encoding peptide deformylase, giving the protein MSAISIKVPKQKLKNPPLQVHTLGDRVLRQPAKRISKVNDEIRQIVVDMLQTMYSNDGIGLAAPQVGINKQLLVIDIELKDENIPPLVMINPEVKSSGGDLITGEEGCLSIPEVFLDVVRPDRVEVSYRDEDGRPKHLVAEGLLARVIQHEMDHLNGVLFVDRVKNAIALNKELSAHGFATKDVQAIR
- a CDS encoding cupin domain-containing protein — encoded protein: MLIQKLLDCPEFIAGDSTILRELLHPDKQEINLRYSLAHAILPVGETSQAHSLTTSEVYYILSGKGEMHIDEEIREIESGDAVYIPPDAKQFLRNIGDEPIVFICIVDPAWRKEDETIYD
- a CDS encoding ABC-2 family transporter protein; translation: MRFRYIFRVSKTLFSTYYAYMLEYRAELFIWLLSNSLPFILMGAWLKASETGSFGFTALEFIRYFLAVFVVRQFNIVWVIWDFERELISGQLSHRLLQPIDPFWHHLINHIAERFARLPMLVVLIALFFVLYPQSFWIPSWSTGLLATFIVAIAFLLRFLIQYTFGLLSFWTERASAIEQLWFLTYIFLSGIIAPLDVFPPQVRDIVMWTPFPYMVYFPAALLVGKAIDVWHGIGIMAGWMGIFFVVSRWLWRKGIKQYSGMGA
- a CDS encoding neutral zinc metallopeptidase — encoded protein: MKWDEMRESDNVEDQRDGSDEASEPSNLSSSPMGMLGGLGAGGMAIAVIVGLIFKVDPAQILNLIGGNNKTAPAPQALVKKPTKDRDSAFVKSVLGDTEDTWERIFKQQLNSNYQAPKLVLFDGYVNSACGSAKTSAGPFYCPADRKVYLDMGFFRYLEATAGNDADFARAYAIAHEVGHHIQNLRGTSGKVRQLKSTASKAKANELSVRIELQADCLAGVWGHFTAQRGLITDQDVTKALNTATQIGDDYLQKQSKGGHVIPESFTHGTSEQRVTWFKRGLNTGDINQCDTFETSKL